From Spirosoma aerolatum, one genomic window encodes:
- a CDS encoding CAP domain-containing protein, with amino-acid sequence MRNSYLVGFLFLMLGLVSCQSELAIKEIPGRVTSSVHMSGGIGKPEPNALQHSGARDAALTLQLEVLTYVNEARSQTCLCGTTVYPPVTLLTLNSRLNGAADKYAVDMATYNYFSHTGRDGSQPWDRMTREGYIWSSSGENIAAGYPTARSVVDAWLSSTVHCQNIMNPEYRNLGVGYSYNSKSTFKYYWVTDFGAR; translated from the coding sequence ATGAGAAACTCTTACTTAGTGGGCTTTCTTTTTTTGATGCTGGGACTTGTCTCCTGCCAGTCGGAGCTGGCCATCAAAGAAATTCCGGGCCGAGTTACCTCGTCGGTGCATATGAGTGGAGGTATTGGCAAACCAGAACCCAATGCTTTACAACACTCAGGGGCTCGTGATGCCGCCCTGACCCTACAGCTGGAAGTACTCACCTATGTGAATGAGGCTCGTTCGCAGACGTGTTTATGCGGCACTACGGTTTATCCGCCTGTCACTTTATTAACGCTGAATTCGAGGCTAAATGGAGCTGCTGATAAATATGCTGTAGATATGGCTACCTACAATTACTTTAGCCACACTGGCCGAGACGGCTCACAACCCTGGGATCGGATGACCAGAGAGGGGTACATTTGGAGTTCATCAGGCGAAAATATTGCCGCCGGTTATCCGACAGCCCGGTCGGTTGTCGATGCCTGGTTAAGTTCAACGGTGCATTGCCAAAACATTATGAACCCCGAGTATCGGAATCTGGGGGTAGGCTATTCCTATAATTCAAAAAGTACGTTTAAGTATTATTGGGTAACCGATTTTGGTGCCCGTTAG
- a CDS encoding sugar phosphate isomerase/epimerase family protein, with protein sequence MPQLAAFPKAFMQQLCKDGTMTVSEWIELASQLDIDGLEWYAGFLEMADEANWPLFRQQVEAKGNVIPMMCCSPDFTHPDPAFRAQQVEKQKRWIDMTYILGGSYCRVLSGQRRPELSIDEGVSLAAECIEACLPYAQERGITLILENHYKDDFWTYPEFAQKMDVFCKLVDRIHHPNFGVNYDPSNTYLAGEDPLELLYRVSDRVVTMHASDRYLLEGTIDDLRREEGGAAGYAKRLSHGEIGKGLNDYDAIFTELKRVGFDGWISIEDGVDGMAQLERSVAFLRRKIAEYWPA encoded by the coding sequence ATGCCTCAACTAGCCGCCTTTCCGAAGGCCTTTATGCAGCAGCTTTGCAAAGACGGAACCATGACGGTTTCGGAATGGATTGAGTTAGCCTCTCAACTAGATATTGATGGGTTAGAATGGTATGCCGGATTTCTGGAAATGGCCGACGAAGCCAATTGGCCACTGTTTCGCCAGCAGGTAGAAGCCAAAGGCAACGTTATTCCGATGATGTGCTGTTCGCCCGATTTTACGCATCCTGATCCGGCCTTCCGGGCGCAGCAGGTCGAGAAGCAAAAACGTTGGATTGATATGACGTATATACTGGGCGGTTCATACTGCCGGGTATTGTCGGGCCAGCGTAGACCAGAACTGTCGATTGACGAAGGGGTGTCGCTGGCTGCCGAATGTATTGAAGCCTGTTTGCCCTATGCGCAGGAGCGGGGCATTACGCTGATTCTCGAAAATCACTACAAAGACGACTTCTGGACCTACCCCGAATTTGCTCAGAAAATGGATGTGTTCTGTAAGCTTGTCGACCGGATTCACCATCCAAATTTTGGCGTCAACTATGATCCCAGCAATACCTATCTGGCTGGTGAAGACCCGCTCGAACTCCTGTACCGCGTGTCGGATCGGGTGGTGACCATGCACGCCAGTGACCGCTACCTGCTCGAAGGAACTATCGACGATCTGCGCCGGGAAGAAGGGGGAGCGGCTGGTTATGCCAAACGGCTCAGTCATGGAGAAATCGGCAAAGGGCTGAACGATTACGATGCCATTTTTACAGAACTGAAACGTGTAGGCTTCGATGGCTGGATCAGTATTGAAGATGGGGTCGATGGCATGGCACAGCTGGAACGGAGTGTGGCTTTCCTTCGCCGAAAAATAGCTGAGTACTGGCCAGCGTAA
- a CDS encoding Gfo/Idh/MocA family protein: protein MEETNTASPANSRRDFLKTSSLAATSFFIVPRHVLGKGFVAPSDKLNIAGIGAGGKGKSDLASFSASPNVNIVALCDVDDRQSVESRKRFPKATYYKDFREMLSKEHKHIDACSISTPDNTHAVATLAAMQLGKHVYTQKPLTHDIYEARILGQAAKKYKVITQMGNQGGSGNGVRRMKEIYDSGIIGEVHNVLCWTNRPVWPQAIPTDKTYEVPKELDFDLWLGPAKKVPYNEAYLPWNWRGWWPYGTGALGDMACHIMDPVFRILPIDYPTSVECSVAGTWTFTLRPQDDNPDWTPFSTSIHLDYPRKDSKGNIKVSWYDGGILPELPEELLPGESFGNSDGGVLFIGSKGKLMADCYGANPRLLPLKDNQLLSIPETIPRVPNEDHYLQWVDACIAGYGKGVTSSPFEYAAPFTESILIGNLALRSWMLRDNPSAKRSSERYNGRKKLYYDAPNMKITNYDLANQFVKRDYRDGWTLTL, encoded by the coding sequence ATGGAAGAAACGAATACGGCATCCCCGGCAAACAGCCGTCGTGATTTCTTGAAAACATCATCGTTGGCGGCTACTTCCTTTTTTATTGTCCCCCGTCATGTCCTCGGTAAAGGCTTCGTGGCACCAAGCGACAAGCTCAATATTGCTGGCATTGGGGCAGGCGGAAAAGGTAAAAGCGATCTGGCTTCGTTTTCGGCGAGCCCCAACGTCAATATCGTCGCCCTCTGCGATGTCGATGATCGCCAGTCGGTCGAATCGCGGAAGCGTTTTCCTAAAGCTACCTACTACAAAGATTTCCGCGAAATGCTCTCAAAAGAGCATAAGCACATCGATGCCTGCTCAATTTCAACGCCCGACAATACCCACGCGGTAGCAACGCTGGCTGCTATGCAGTTGGGCAAGCACGTGTATACGCAAAAACCACTTACCCACGATATTTACGAAGCCCGGATTCTGGGTCAGGCTGCCAAAAAATATAAAGTAATAACCCAGATGGGTAATCAGGGTGGATCGGGTAATGGTGTTCGTCGGATGAAGGAGATCTACGATTCGGGAATCATTGGTGAGGTGCATAACGTGCTCTGTTGGACCAACCGCCCAGTATGGCCCCAGGCCATTCCAACCGACAAGACCTACGAGGTTCCGAAAGAATTGGACTTCGATCTGTGGCTTGGACCGGCCAAAAAAGTACCCTACAACGAAGCCTATCTGCCCTGGAACTGGCGCGGCTGGTGGCCTTATGGAACGGGCGCGCTGGGGGATATGGCCTGTCATATCATGGACCCTGTGTTCCGAATTCTGCCCATCGACTACCCCACTTCGGTTGAATGTAGCGTGGCTGGTACCTGGACATTTACGCTTCGCCCACAGGATGATAATCCAGACTGGACACCATTTTCAACCTCTATTCACCTCGATTACCCGCGTAAGGATAGCAAGGGAAACATTAAAGTGAGCTGGTATGACGGTGGTATTCTGCCCGAACTTCCCGAAGAACTGCTACCGGGCGAAAGCTTTGGCAATTCGGATGGTGGCGTACTGTTTATTGGCTCGAAAGGAAAACTAATGGCCGACTGTTATGGCGCAAATCCACGGCTGCTGCCCCTGAAAGATAATCAACTGCTTAGCATTCCTGAAACGATTCCACGGGTTCCGAACGAAGACCACTACCTGCAATGGGTAGATGCCTGCATTGCCGGGTATGGCAAAGGCGTAACCAGTTCGCCGTTCGAGTATGCGGCCCCGTTTACCGAAAGCATTCTGATCGGTAACCTGGCGCTTCGTAGCTGGATGCTCCGCGATAACCCATCGGCCAAACGGTCGTCTGAGCGATATAACGGACGCAAGAAGTTGTACTACGACGCCCCGAATATGAAAATTACGAACTACGATCTGGCTAACCAATTTGTGAAGCGCGATTACCGCGATGGCTGGACCCTAACCTTGTAA
- a CDS encoding zinc-binding dehydrogenase, with protein MKSAAVINYAPEKGSVEIRELDRPTIGEEDVLLEVANVGVCGSDLHQWTADHSWPVNYPVVLGHEFGGHIVELGSRVSGWREGDRVVSETAAVIDPTNPMTRRGLYNLDPTRKGFGYGVNGAMTRYVRVPARCLHQVPDQLAFEQACLTEPCCVAFNAVVENTRLKPGDRVVVLGPGTIGILCAAVAKLCGADVAVVGLEADRHRLSIAEQYGCTGIVGDASEWAKQADGLGADCVIDAAGASATLKIAMQLVRPNGYITKVGWGPQPLGFSLDPLVQKNVTLQGSFSHNWPIWERVIALLASGQLDVKPIIGGVWSITDWHEAFEKMHRGEVVKSVLKPV; from the coding sequence ATGAAATCTGCTGCGGTAATAAATTATGCTCCGGAGAAAGGCTCCGTTGAGATTCGTGAACTTGATCGCCCTACCATTGGCGAAGAGGATGTATTGCTTGAGGTGGCTAATGTGGGCGTTTGTGGCAGCGATTTACACCAGTGGACCGCCGACCATAGCTGGCCTGTTAATTACCCGGTTGTACTGGGGCATGAATTTGGCGGCCATATTGTTGAGTTGGGAAGTCGTGTATCGGGCTGGCGCGAAGGCGACCGGGTAGTCAGTGAAACGGCGGCTGTGATTGACCCAACTAACCCCATGACCCGCCGAGGGCTCTACAATCTGGACCCGACTCGTAAAGGATTTGGCTACGGTGTTAATGGTGCCATGACCCGCTATGTACGCGTTCCGGCCCGTTGTTTGCATCAGGTGCCCGATCAACTGGCGTTTGAGCAGGCTTGCCTAACCGAGCCCTGCTGTGTAGCGTTCAATGCGGTCGTCGAAAATACGCGCTTAAAACCTGGTGACCGGGTCGTCGTGCTTGGCCCCGGAACCATCGGTATTCTGTGTGCGGCTGTTGCCAAACTTTGCGGGGCCGATGTCGCCGTTGTGGGTCTGGAGGCAGATCGGCATCGGCTGTCAATTGCCGAACAATATGGCTGTACGGGTATTGTTGGCGATGCTTCCGAATGGGCCAAACAAGCGGATGGCCTTGGTGCCGATTGTGTAATTGATGCGGCTGGGGCCAGTGCTACACTGAAAATAGCCATGCAACTGGTGCGCCCCAATGGGTATATTACTAAAGTTGGCTGGGGGCCGCAGCCGCTAGGATTCTCACTCGATCCACTGGTGCAGAAAAACGTTACCCTTCAGGGAAGTTTTAGCCACAATTGGCCGATCTGGGAGCGTGTTATCGCTTTGCTGGCCAGTGGTCAACTGGATGTAAAACCCATTATAGGTGGGGTTTGGTCGATTACCGACTGGCACGAAGCCTTTGAAAAAATGCACCGGGGCGAGGTAGTAAAAAGTGTGCTTAAACCCGTATAG
- a CDS encoding AraC family transcriptional regulator, translated as MSSGNVFPKGFTQNAQLPIRVVSPDFGHLAAKTIVGYNLTHRLPYYFFLFMREGEIHYVIDGETVVLGKHELLFSLPSQLQHLPLSVDGNDYFKLGFDDECLSRLPRQYPFLLNPLNQQKIRFSPTAAKRIQAVFELLKGLLTVSDTDPQLILAHLNCLLTEIDSAYFTGENKPVEDRLTKYLGFKVFVENNLTDHPTIKDIAQELALSTDSLYQLVKHYSGYSPKEFMTNRLILEARRRIYYGERTSVKELAFELGFNDPDYFSRLFKKVTGKTVAKFIQDLS; from the coding sequence ATGAGCAGTGGCAATGTATTTCCTAAAGGGTTCACCCAAAATGCCCAACTGCCTATTCGGGTCGTTTCTCCGGATTTCGGTCATTTGGCTGCTAAAACCATAGTTGGCTATAACCTCACTCACCGCTTACCCTATTACTTCTTTCTATTTATGCGGGAGGGAGAGATCCACTATGTTATTGATGGAGAAACGGTCGTCCTTGGTAAACATGAGTTACTTTTCTCCTTGCCGAGCCAGCTACAGCATTTGCCGCTTTCTGTAGACGGAAACGACTACTTCAAACTAGGATTTGATGATGAATGCCTGTCTCGATTACCCAGACAATATCCGTTCCTGCTTAATCCGCTCAATCAGCAAAAAATAAGGTTTTCACCCACTGCCGCTAAAAGGATTCAAGCGGTTTTTGAACTACTCAAAGGTTTGTTAACCGTTTCAGATACGGATCCTCAACTTATCCTGGCTCATCTCAATTGCCTACTGACCGAAATCGATTCGGCTTATTTTACCGGTGAGAATAAACCCGTTGAAGACCGACTCACCAAATACCTCGGCTTCAAGGTTTTTGTCGAAAACAACTTAACCGATCATCCAACTATTAAGGATATTGCCCAAGAACTTGCGCTGAGTACCGATAGTTTATACCAACTTGTTAAGCACTACTCGGGCTACTCACCAAAAGAATTTATGACGAATCGCCTTATTCTGGAAGCCCGACGCCGGATATATTATGGCGAGCGCACTTCAGTTAAAGAGTTGGCGTTTGAACTTGGGTTCAATGATCCAGACTACTTTTCCCGCTTGTTTAAAAAAGTAACCGGGAAAACCGTCGCCAAGTTTATTCAGGATTTGT
- a CDS encoding orotidine 5'-phosphate decarboxylase / HUMPS family protein, with the protein MKPVVQISLDLTDIDEALETAAMALRAGVDWLEAGTPLILAEGLHGVRKLREAFPDVPIVADLKTMDGGYLEAEMMAKAGATHVVVMARAHAETIKCVVQAGHDFGVKVMGDNMVCPDMVAGARWLENLGCDYIIHHIGYDERRGIAAQGLRMPSPLDQLREVVQAVRVPVQAVGGLSLEQAIRCPEYGAPLVVLGAPLTIDADAFKTAGGNLEDSLRLICRAIHAYGDVAVGLPIV; encoded by the coding sequence ATGAAACCAGTTGTTCAAATTTCTCTAGACCTGACCGATATTGACGAAGCGCTTGAAACAGCCGCAATGGCACTTCGCGCGGGGGTCGACTGGCTCGAAGCGGGCACACCCTTAATTCTGGCCGAAGGTCTACATGGCGTACGCAAACTACGTGAAGCTTTTCCGGACGTTCCCATTGTGGCCGACCTAAAAACAATGGACGGCGGCTACCTGGAGGCCGAAATGATGGCTAAAGCGGGTGCCACACATGTGGTGGTCATGGCGCGGGCCCATGCCGAAACCATCAAGTGTGTTGTACAGGCAGGACATGACTTCGGTGTAAAAGTCATGGGCGATAATATGGTTTGCCCCGATATGGTAGCGGGAGCCCGTTGGCTAGAAAATCTGGGCTGCGATTACATTATTCACCACATTGGCTACGACGAACGGCGGGGTATTGCCGCTCAGGGTTTACGTATGCCTAGTCCACTGGATCAGCTTCGGGAAGTTGTGCAGGCCGTTCGGGTGCCGGTTCAGGCGGTGGGTGGGCTTAGCCTCGAACAGGCTATTCGTTGCCCGGAATATGGTGCCCCGTTGGTTGTACTTGGTGCTCCATTGACGATTGATGCCGACGCTTTTAAGACGGCCGGTGGAAATCTGGAAGACTCACTTCGGCTAATCTGCAGAGCGATCCATGCCTATGGCGATGTGGCGGTTGGCCTTCCGATAGTATAA
- a CDS encoding PorP/SprF family type IX secretion system membrane protein yields MANQFRSKLWAAGVVLLMLGISSRPVRAQQDKMFSQYMFNMMALNPAYAGSRDVLSMSALYRNQWTGVEGAPQTATFTADMPLNRERVGVGLQLYGDKAGVIQEAGAFASYAFRIKVGTKSTLALGLQAGASSYQANLMEVRTSPDNQIDPAFASNISKILPNFGTGLYLSNDKAYVGLSVPRLIKNRLSEYNVGDYRSVQARHAYLAAGFVVGLSPVVKMKPSMLVKYSEGAPLGFDGNINFWFADRIAIGASIRRNQFSTWSTYTTDAVVGMLEVQLTDQFRFGYAYDRTMNGLQSVAPSSHEIMIRYEFGFGRSRILTPRYF; encoded by the coding sequence ATGGCAAACCAGTTTAGAAGTAAACTATGGGCCGCAGGAGTTGTGCTGCTGATGCTGGGCATCAGCAGCCGCCCCGTGCGGGCTCAGCAGGACAAGATGTTCTCTCAGTACATGTTCAACATGATGGCTTTGAATCCGGCCTATGCCGGTAGCCGGGATGTACTGAGTATGTCGGCGCTGTACCGCAACCAGTGGACAGGCGTCGAAGGGGCTCCCCAAACGGCGACTTTCACGGCGGACATGCCGCTGAATCGGGAACGAGTCGGGGTGGGTCTACAGTTGTACGGGGATAAGGCCGGGGTGATTCAGGAAGCGGGTGCGTTTGCCTCCTATGCGTTTCGCATCAAGGTAGGGACGAAAAGCACCCTGGCGCTGGGTCTACAGGCTGGGGCCTCCAGTTACCAGGCCAACCTGATGGAGGTACGGACGTCTCCGGATAACCAGATTGATCCGGCCTTTGCCAGCAATATCTCCAAGATACTGCCCAACTTCGGGACGGGACTTTATCTGAGCAACGACAAGGCGTATGTGGGCTTATCGGTTCCCCGGCTGATCAAGAACCGGTTGAGTGAGTACAATGTGGGGGATTACCGGTCGGTGCAGGCTCGTCATGCGTATCTGGCGGCTGGTTTTGTGGTAGGCCTCAGCCCGGTGGTGAAGATGAAGCCGTCGATGCTGGTGAAGTATTCGGAAGGGGCCCCTCTGGGTTTTGATGGGAACATCAACTTCTGGTTTGCGGACCGGATTGCGATCGGAGCCTCGATTCGTCGGAATCAGTTTTCGACCTGGTCGACCTACACGACGGATGCGGTGGTAGGGATGCTGGAGGTGCAGTTGACGGATCAGTTCCGGTTCGGGTATGCGTATGATCGGACGATGAACGGGTTGCAGAGTGTAGCGCCGAGTTCGCACGAGATCATGATTCGCTATGAGTTTGGGTTTGGGCGGAGTCGCATCCTGACGCCGAGGTATTTTTAA
- a CDS encoding LytR/AlgR family response regulator transcription factor, producing the protein MTNLNVLIIEDDPIWQFSLQTMFGQLNVATVRLAGSIAEANQKLHEQLPDLVIADIVLPDGLSLGLFTQNYKQLPVIFQTAYTKDDYLRRAITMPNIGFLVKPFEVFSLKAAIEILFAQKPINLFPAINSITTTDKRRQRIDIPLDEIYWIKGEGNYSIIHTVDQKYVLKRSLRKLALELTDRFIQVQKAYIINIHYIERILESTVQINQQSIPIGRAYKKNLLNLVDPRKRMYLRG; encoded by the coding sequence ATGACTAATTTAAATGTCCTCATTATTGAAGACGATCCCATCTGGCAGTTTAGTCTTCAGACCATGTTTGGCCAATTGAATGTGGCTACCGTTCGTCTGGCGGGGTCGATTGCCGAGGCTAACCAGAAGCTTCATGAGCAACTTCCTGATTTAGTGATCGCCGATATTGTTTTACCAGATGGCTTGTCGTTGGGCTTATTTACGCAAAACTATAAGCAGTTGCCTGTTATTTTTCAAACCGCCTACACTAAAGATGATTATTTGCGACGAGCCATCACGATGCCCAATATAGGATTCTTGGTAAAACCTTTTGAAGTGTTTAGCCTAAAGGCCGCCATAGAAATATTGTTCGCTCAGAAACCAATTAACCTTTTTCCAGCTATCAATAGCATTACGACTACCGATAAACGCAGGCAACGTATAGATATACCGTTAGATGAAATTTACTGGATTAAAGGGGAGGGCAATTATTCGATTATCCATACTGTCGATCAAAAATATGTTCTGAAACGATCATTGCGTAAACTAGCGCTGGAGTTGACAGATCGCTTTATTCAAGTGCAAAAAGCATACATTATCAACATACACTATATCGAACGAATTCTAGAGTCAACCGTGCAAATTAACCAGCAATCCATCCCCATCGGGCGTGCTTATAAAAAGAACTTACTCAATCTTGTTGACCCCCGAAAACGTATGTATCTTCGGGGGTAG
- a CDS encoding sialidase family protein translates to MKKVVYLLFLFLVTDQFCLGQEANPAIVRQTLIFPAQDKHVHGSSIVSLPNGDFLSVWFYGSGERSADDVKIMGARLRKGETTWSEPFVMADTPHLPDCNPVLFLNSQGKLFLVWITVEANQWEYSILRYRTSTDYMKSGSPIWNWQDNIFLKPGETFAQEVEKKFKDLTRNTAGWGGYAPKYDNMIVEASHDAGKRSIGWMTRIKPLLLGNGRIVLPLYSDGFNFSLMAISDDDGTSWQPSLPVVGRGPIQPALARKKDGTLVAFMRDSGDEPTRVHYSESKDNGESWSATTKTDIPNTASVELLVLKDGRWAFLGNDIDDGRYRLSLYLSDDEGKTWTWKTRIEDHKPGQGGYSYPSLIQTPDGLLHMTYSHHDGRANGKSISYVVVDPKRIGN, encoded by the coding sequence ATGAAAAAAGTAGTTTACCTTCTTTTTCTTTTTCTAGTCACTGACCAATTCTGTTTGGGCCAGGAGGCTAACCCGGCCATTGTTCGGCAAACCCTCATCTTCCCTGCCCAGGATAAACATGTACACGGCAGCAGCATCGTTAGTCTGCCTAACGGCGATTTTCTGTCCGTATGGTTCTATGGCAGTGGCGAACGGTCGGCCGATGATGTGAAGATTATGGGCGCTCGTTTGCGAAAAGGGGAAACCACATGGAGCGAACCCTTCGTAATGGCCGATACACCCCATTTGCCCGATTGTAATCCTGTGCTGTTTCTGAATAGCCAGGGAAAGTTATTTCTGGTCTGGATTACGGTCGAAGCCAATCAGTGGGAATATTCCATCCTTCGGTATAGAACCTCAACGGATTATATGAAAAGCGGGTCGCCAATCTGGAACTGGCAGGATAATATCTTTCTCAAACCTGGCGAGACTTTTGCGCAGGAGGTAGAGAAAAAATTTAAAGATCTCACCAGAAATACGGCAGGCTGGGGTGGGTATGCGCCCAAGTACGATAACATGATTGTTGAGGCTAGCCATGACGCCGGCAAACGCTCTATTGGGTGGATGACCCGCATCAAACCACTCCTACTGGGCAATGGCCGCATTGTACTTCCACTTTATTCCGATGGGTTTAATTTTTCGCTCATGGCTATTTCCGACGATGACGGAACCAGTTGGCAGCCTAGCCTGCCAGTCGTAGGCCGGGGCCCAATTCAGCCCGCTCTGGCCAGGAAAAAAGATGGAACCTTAGTGGCTTTTATGCGCGACAGTGGCGACGAACCTACCCGCGTTCATTACAGCGAATCGAAGGATAATGGCGAAAGCTGGAGTGCTACCACCAAAACCGATATTCCTAACACGGCTAGTGTCGAATTGCTTGTATTAAAAGACGGTCGCTGGGCTTTTCTGGGAAATGATATTGACGATGGTCGCTATCGGCTCAGCCTATATTTATCCGACGATGAAGGCAAAACCTGGACGTGGAAAACCCGCATTGAAGATCATAAACCGGGACAAGGTGGTTACTCATACCCAAGTTTGATTCAAACCCCAGATGGCTTACTTCACATGACATATTCACATCATGACGGCCGTGCGAATGGGAAGTCTATCAGCTACGTAGTCGTCGACCCAAAACGAATTGGCAATTAA
- a CDS encoding SDR family NAD(P)-dependent oxidoreductase, with protein sequence MRLQDKVVIVTGSCTGIGKAIARRCVAEGARVVVHGLERELGEAVVAELGSDRAVLHIEEITAENAPQHLVDLALASFGRLDAIVNNAAMVPSSTIETTDLNLFRQVLDVNTLAPFALIKAALTHLQERRGCVLNIGSVNAWSGEPCLMAYSISKGALLTMTRNLGDSLHRAYGIRVNQINPGWILTEREIERKREQGMPDDWYTSLPAELSPAGRLLMPTEMAAAAVYWLADESGPISGQVVDLEQFPFIGRNLPKN encoded by the coding sequence ATGCGATTACAGGACAAAGTGGTGATTGTAACCGGCAGTTGCACAGGAATTGGTAAAGCAATTGCCCGACGCTGTGTGGCCGAGGGGGCCAGGGTCGTTGTGCATGGCCTTGAGCGCGAGCTGGGCGAGGCTGTGGTGGCGGAGTTGGGATCAGACCGTGCCGTATTGCATATCGAAGAAATCACCGCTGAAAATGCCCCGCAGCATCTGGTCGATCTGGCACTGGCTTCCTTTGGGCGTCTGGATGCGATTGTCAACAATGCAGCGATGGTACCTTCATCGACTATTGAAACCACCGACCTGAATTTGTTTCGCCAGGTGCTCGATGTCAATACGTTGGCGCCCTTTGCGTTGATAAAAGCCGCTTTGACGCATTTGCAGGAACGGCGCGGCTGTGTGCTGAACATTGGCTCGGTAAATGCCTGGAGTGGCGAACCCTGTCTGATGGCCTACAGCATTTCGAAGGGCGCTTTGTTGACCATGACCCGCAATCTGGGCGATTCGCTTCATCGGGCCTATGGGATCCGGGTCAATCAGATCAATCCCGGTTGGATATTGACCGAGCGCGAAATCGAGCGAAAACGCGAACAGGGAATGCCCGACGATTGGTATACATCGTTGCCAGCCGAGCTTTCACCGGCAGGTCGGTTGTTGATGCCTACTGAGATGGCAGCGGCTGCCGTGTATTGGCTGGCCGATGAAAGCGGCCCCATTAGTGGCCAGGTGGTCGACCTGGAACAATTCCCGTTTATTGGACGAAACTTACCTAAAAATTAA